Proteins from one Bactrocera neohumeralis isolate Rockhampton chromosome 3, APGP_CSIRO_Bneo_wtdbg2-racon-allhic-juicebox.fasta_v2, whole genome shotgun sequence genomic window:
- the LOC126752593 gene encoding hairy/enhancer-of-split related with YRPW motif-like protein: MTAKRDKDYAKSKTSTGTGFSASASTGAVKSIGLVTSSQNVTSSQDITKRTNKPLMEKRRRARINQSLAILKALILESTKNQSKTTDGQTKHTKLEKADILELTVRHFQRHRNLDDTTINKYRAGYTDCAREVARYLATPEPPPLGNIPSLSEPGSKARLLRHLDQCIAEIDIEICPHSTATYADSPSSSCYDINTAPKKPQPDDNSLDYSSQDSNPLDFSKAASNVLTSKANFVSPTGTPVAHSTNSPCSERLGSQDENNNPDGPQGSAGSSRSDASMRPMISAGDIPNVIDINAVQNFEERSKLCSNVLDTYKHLKVNDPTGILVLPPHYVQLAAALGLNTHPVMDAITTRTDFERLIEMNHVPPLSAQIAGKLSTYGSLPGALEAAHAAAAYAATTMAAKENGMPAASTASPVISNINMERPASVLSNATSVASTSVSSMTSTDSQKNATQQQHQLARLDASAISTVEAAQLNMVSNPLSANIAAAAAAAAQHQLHLLRPNEALARQEQQPQDENMWRPW; encoded by the exons GAACAGGATTTTCTGCGTCAGCATCTACAGGTGCAGTAAAATCAATAGGTCTAGTCACATCATCACAAAATGTAACATCATCTCAGGACATTACGAAACGAACAAACAAGCCACTTATGGAAAAGCGACGACGTGCACGTATCAATCAAAGTTTGGCCATACTAAAGGCACTGATTTTGGAATCGACAAAGAATCAGTCAAAAACCACAGATGGACAAACCAAACACACGAAATTGGAAAAAGCTGATATACTCGAATTAACAGTGAGACACTTTCAACGGCACCGAAATCTCGATGACACAA CCATTAATAAATACAGAGCCGGATATACGGACTGCGCTAGAGAGGTTGCACGTTACTTGGCCACGCCCGAACCTCCACCTTTGGGAAATATTCCTTCGCTGTCGGAACCGGGGTCAAAAGCACGGCTTTTACGACATTTGGACCAATGTATTGCTGAAATTGACATTGAGATATGCCCACATTCCACAGCGACATATGCCGACAGTCCATCCAGCAGTTGTTACGATATCAACACTGCGCCAAAGAAACC tcAACCGGACGATAACTCGTTGGACTATAGCAGCCAAGACTCAAACCCATTAGATTTCAGTAAAGCCGCCTCGAATGTTTTAACATCCAAAGCAAATTTTGTTAGTCCTACTGGGACGCCCGTAGCACATTCCACAAATTCACCCTGTTCGGAGCGCCTAGGTTCACAA GATGAGAACAATAATCCCGATGGTCCTCAGGGTAGTGCAGGATCAAGTAGAAGTGATGCAAGTATGCGGCCAATGATTTCTGCTGGCGATATACCGAATGTAATCGATATCAATGCTGTGCAGAACTTTGAAGAACGCAGTAAA CTGTGTTCAAATGTTTTGGACACATACAAACATCTTAAAGTAAATGACCCAACAGGGATCCTTGTACTTCCTCCACACTATGTTCAATTAGCAGCAGCCTTGGGTCTAAATACCCATCCTGTCATGGATGCAATTACCACTCGCACAGACTTCGAACGGCTGATCGAAATGAATCACGTGCCTCCATTGTCAGCTCAAATTGCCGGCAAACTTAGCACATATGGATCTCTACCCGGTGCTTTAGAGGCCGCACATGCCGCTGCTGCCTATGCAGCTACTACTATGGCTGCAAAAGAAAATGGTATGCCGGCTGCTAGTACAGCATCGCCAGTGATTAGTAACATCAATATGGAACGTCCTGCTTCTGTGCTCTCTAATGCAACTTCTGTTGCTTCAACCTCTGTGAGCTCTATGACATCAACCGATTCGCAGAAGAATGCcacacaacagcaacatcagcTAGCCCGCTTAGATGCTAGTGCAATATCGACAGTAGAAGCAGCACAATTGAACATGGTTAGCAATCCTCTTTCGGCAAATATtgcagctgcagcagcagcagccgcccAACACCAGTTGCATCTACTGCGGCCCAATGAAGCTCTAGCAAGGCAAGAGCAACAGCCGCAGGATGAAAATATGTGGAGGCCATGGTGA